The following are encoded in a window of Cucurbita pepo subsp. pepo cultivar mu-cu-16 chromosome LG12, ASM280686v2, whole genome shotgun sequence genomic DNA:
- the LOC111807185 gene encoding probably inactive leucine-rich repeat receptor-like protein kinase At5g48380, with the protein MNDMLCSRFVDCLVAGFVVVLLSSSNGFTSATETDLSCLRSIKKSLQDPNNYLMSWDFSNRSEGVICKFSGIMCWHPDENRVLSISLSDMGLTGQFPPGIKNCTSLTGLDLSNNQISGQIPTDIGTIIKFATTLDLSSNDLTGPIPESIANCSYLNVLNLDHNQLTGQIPPELGLLGRLTKFSVANNLLTGPVPQFGGNLTNKAEMYANNPGLCGGPSMNPCPSPSNRPHTSVIAGAAVGGVTVAAVGVGIGMFFYFRSASMKKRRRDDDPEGNKWARNIKGSKGIKISVIENSVPKMNLSDLMKATNNFSKSNIIGSGRTGCIYRAVFEDGSSLMVKRLQESQRSEKEFLSEMATLGSVKHANLVPLLGFCMAKKEKLLVYKDMPNGTLHDQLHPEDGDRKPMEWSLRLKIGIRAAKGLAWLHHNCNPRIIHRNISSKCILLDETFEPKISDFGLARLMNPIDTHLSTFVNGEFGDIGYVAPEYSRTLVATPKGDVYSFGVVLLELVTGERPTHVSKASEDFKGNLVEWVTKLYENSKQQEALDDTLVDKNVDSELLQFLKVAWSCVVPTAKERPTMFEVYQLLRAIGEGYNFTSDDEITMPTNTETDAGLEELIVAR; encoded by the exons ATGAACGATATGCTTTGCAGTCGATTTGTGGATTGTTTGGTTGCTGGTTTTGTGGTGGTATTGTTGAGTAGTAGTAATGGTTTTACCTCTGCTACTGAGACTGATTTGTCTTGTTTGAGGAGCATAAAGAAATCGCTTCAGGATCCTAATAATTACTTGATGTCATGGGATTTTAGCAACCGTTCTGAGGGGGTTATCTGCAAATTTTCTGGGATTATGTGTTGGCATCCTGATGAGAATAGGGTTTTAAGTATTTCTCTGTCTGATATGGGGCTTACGGGCCAATTCCCTCCTGGGATTAAGAATTGCACTAGTTTAACTGGCTTGGACCTCTCTAACAACCAGATTTCGGGTCAGATTCCTACCGATATCGGAACCATTATTAAGTTTGCTACCACTTTGGATCTTTCATCCAATGATTTAACTGGTCCCATACCTGAAAGCATTGCTAATTGTAGTTATCTGAATGTTCTAAACCTGGATCACAACCAGTTAACTGGGCAGATCCCTCCGGAGCTTGGCTTGCTCGGTCGGTTGACGAAGTTTAGTGTTGCTAATAATCTTTTGACTGGTCCAGTTCCTCAGTTTGGTGGTAATCTGACAAATAAGGCTGAAATGTATGCAAATAATCCTGGACTCTGTGGAGGTCCTTCTATGAATCCTTGCCCGTCGCCTTCGAATAGGCCTCATACTTCAGTAATTGCGGGAGCAGCTGTTGGTGGTGTTACGGTTGCTGCAGTTGGTGTAGGTATTGGTATGTTTTTCTATTTCCGTAGCGCCTCgatgaagaagaggaggagggaTGACGACCCGGAAGGAAATAAGTGGGCAAGAAACATAAAGGGATCAAAAGGAATCAAG ATTTCTGTTATTGAGAACTCAGTGCCAAAAATGAACTTAAGTGACCTCATGAAAGCTACAAACAACTTCAGCAAAAGCAACATTATTGGGTCTGGGAGAACTGGATGCATATACAGAGCAGTCTTTGAGGATGGATCTTCATTAATGGTTAAGAGGTTGCAAGAATCGCAGCGCTCCGAAAAGGAGTTCTTATCCGAGATGGCTACCTTAGGCAGCGTAAAACACGCCAACTTGGTTCCACTTTTAGGCTTCTGTATGGCtaaaaaagagaaactttTGGTCTATAAGGATATGCCGAATGGAACTCTCCATGATCAGCTACATCCCGAGGATGGCGATCGAAAACCAATGGAATGGTCTTTAAGGTTGAAAATTGGGATAAGGGCAGCCAAAGGATTGGCTTGGCTTCATCACAACTGCAATCCGCGGATCATTCACCGAAACATAAGCTCGAAATGTATCTTGTTGGACGAAACATTCGAACCGAAAATATCTGATTTTGGTCTTGCAAGGCTCATGAATCCAATTGATACTCATCTAAGTACTTTTGTGAATGGGGAGTTTGGAGATATAGGCTATGTGGCTCCTGAGTATTCCCGAACCCTAGTCGCAACTCCAAAAGGCGATGTTTACAGTTTCGGAGTTGTTCTTCTCGAGCTGGTGACAGGGGAGAGACCAACACATGTCTCAAAAGCATCTGAGGATTTCAAAGGAAATTTAGTCGAATGGGTTACGAAGTTGTATGAAAACTCCAAACAGCAGGAAGCACTCGATGACACCTTGGTCGACAAGAACGTCGACAGTGAGCTCTTACAGTTTCTCAAAGTTGCATGGAGCTGCGTCGTGCCAACTGCAAAGGAAAGGCCTACCATGTTCGAAGTATATCAGCTTCTAAGAGCCATTGGGGAAGGGTACAACTTCACAAGCGACGACGAGATAACGATGCCTACCAACACCGAAACCGACGCTGGCCTTGAGGAACTCATAGTCGCTCGTTGA
- the LOC111807294 gene encoding LOW QUALITY PROTEIN: acyl-coenzyme A thioesterase 9, mitochondrial-like (The sequence of the model RefSeq protein was modified relative to this genomic sequence to represent the inferred CDS: inserted 1 base in 1 codon): MWKIQTKVQALIKSWSSSIPKSSINFQFHRPFSSMDSISSPSRTISVFSTIPLPPGSDAADASGNSTLSRKPISLWPGMHHSPVTTALWEARSSIFERLLDPPKDAPPQSELLTKTPSQSRTIVIYNFSSDFILREQYRDPWNEARIGKLLEDLDALAGTISVRHCSDVDSTTRPLLLVTASVDRIVLKKPISVDADLKVVGSVIWVGKSSIEVQLDMIQSTEVALTANFIFVARDSKTGKAALVNRILPETDEEKLLFEGAEARSKLRKRKNRGGMWGLENGDIKRIDALLAEGRIFCDMPALADRDSILLRDTRLENSLICQPQQRNIHGRIFGGFLMQRAFELAFSTAYVFAGMVPYFFEVDHVDFLKPVDVGDFLRFTSCVLYTELDNPDQPLINVEVVAHVTRPEIRSSEVSNTFYFTFTVRPEAKANGNGFRLRNVVPATEEEARRIIERMDAEXDAQGLEQAI, encoded by the exons ATGTGGAAGATCCAAACCAAAGTCCAAGCTTTGATCAAATCTTGGAGCAGCTCAATCCCCAAATCCAGCATCAATTTCCAGTTCCACCGTCCCTTTTCCTCCATGGATTCCATTTCCTCTCCTTCGAGGACCATTTccgtcttctccactattcctCTGCCGCCGGGCTCCGATGCCGCCGATGCCTCTGGAAATTCCACTTTGTCTCGGAAGCCGATCAGTCTCTGGCCTGGAATGCACCACTCGCCGGTCACCACAGCTCTCTGGGAAGCTAGGTCTAGTATCTTCGAGAGGCTGCTTGATCCTCCTAAAGATGCGCCGCCGCAGAGCGAACTGCTTACCAAAACGCCTTCTCAGAGTCGGACGATTGTCATTTATAATTTCTCTTCTGATTTCATTCTGAGAGAGCAGTACCGAGATCCGTGGAATGAGGCCAGAATCGGAAAGCTGCTCGAAGACCTAGATGCCTTGGCCGGCACCATCTCCGTTAGA CACTGTTCTGATGTTGATAGCACAACCAGACCACTTTTGCTAGTCACTGCCTCTGTTGACAGGATTGTTCTGAAGAAGCCAATTAGTGTTGATGCTGATTTGAAAGTAGTTGGTTCAGTCATTTGGGTTGGGAAATCCTCAATTGAGGTTCAGTTAGACATGATCCAGTCCACAGAAG TTGCTCTGACAGCAAACTTCATATTCGTGGCTCGCGACTCTAAGACTGGGAAAGCTGCTTTGGTTAACAGGATTTTGCCAGAAACTGATGAAGAAAAGCTACTTTTTGAGGGAGCAGAAGCCAGAAGTAAGttaaggaaaaggaagaatagAGGTGGTATGTGGGGGTTGGAAAATGGTgatataaaaagaattgatgCTTTGCTAGCAGAGGGAAGGATCTTCTGTGACATGCCAGCCCTGGCAGACAGAGACAGCATTCTTCTCAGGGATACTCGCCTTGAAAACTCTTTGATTTGTCAACCACAACAAAGAAACATACATGGTCGGATTTTCGGAGGGTTTCTGATGCAACGAGCATTTGAATTGGCTTTCTCAACAGCATATGTATTTGCTGGAATGGTGCCTTACTTTTTTGAAGTTGATCATGTTGATTTCTTAAAACCT GTAGATGTCGGTGACTTCCTACGTTTCACATCTTGTGTTCTTTACACGGAACTCGACAATCCAGATCAGCCATTGATCAACGTTGAAGTCGTTGCCCACGTCACTAGGCCCGAGATCAGGTCTAGCGAG GTTTCGAACACGTTCTATTTCACTTTCACCGTGCGTCCAGAGGCAAAAGCGAATGGGAACGGATTCAGACTTCGCAACGTCGTTCCAGcaacagaagaagaagctcGTCGTATCATCGAGCGCATGGATGCCG AAGATGCTCAGGGACTTGAGCAAGCAATCTGA
- the LOC111807295 gene encoding uncharacterized protein LOC111807295: protein MLRTRLFWFSVGFAATSASISQFVWRDLLAHRCALSSDIERNFDALEARISNLESVRNRDSIPSAEAND, encoded by the exons ATGTTGAGAACTCGATTGTTTTGGTTCAGTGTTGGATTTGCGGCCACGTCCGCTTCGATTTCGCAATTCGTCTGGAGAGATCTACTGGCTCATCGATGTGCTCTTTCATCTGAT ATAGAGCGGAATTTCGATGCACTGGAAGCTAGAATCTCGAATCTTGAGTCGGTTCGAAACCGGGATTCGATTCCATCTGCTGAG